A section of the Bacteroidales bacterium genome encodes:
- a CDS encoding acetate--CoA ligase family protein: MINEKLINPESIVIVGGSNNIQKPGGKVLKNILDGDFSGKLYVSNPREDVVQGIKSYRNAGELPQVDLAIIAVAAKLCPDITRLLANEKGTRAFIILSAGFGEESEDGARLENEILDIVNSVNGTLIGPNCIGVLNQNYNGVFTTPIPKLEPKGVDFISGSGATAVFIMESAIPKGLKFSNVYSVGNSAQIGVEDILKYMDENFDPENSATIKLLYIESIQNPQMLLKHAASLINKGCKIAAIKAGASEAGSRAASSHTGALSSPDAAVETLFRKAGVVRCHGREELATVAAIFMHPPLKGNNLAIITHAGGPAVMLTDVLADNGMEVPPIKGPESQELLKELHPGSSVANPIDFLATGTGEQLGKIIDYCYEKFSHIDGMAVIFGSPGLLPVHGVYDILHQKMEECEKPIYPILPSVINAKDEIEHFISHGRINFPEEVIFGQALGKIFNTPAPASGQRQLSGINTELIRSIVDDTNNGYLHPDQVRALLDAAGIKRAGEATVSSRKEAIDEAERLGFPVVMKVIGPVHKSDVNGIALNITDKKTAAKEYDRMISIRDATGILIQPMLKGTEIFIGAKKENKFGHIVLCGIGGIFIEVLKDISRGLAPIDPEEAKQMIHNLEGYGMIQGTRGQEGVSEEAFAEAIMRISALVENAPEIAEMDINPLLGSKKDVTAVDARIRIEKQ, from the coding sequence ATGATCAACGAAAAATTAATCAACCCTGAAAGCATTGTTATTGTAGGGGGGTCTAACAATATACAAAAGCCAGGAGGCAAAGTTCTGAAAAACATTCTGGATGGTGATTTCAGTGGCAAACTCTATGTTTCCAATCCCAGAGAAGACGTGGTTCAGGGTATAAAATCCTACAGAAATGCCGGGGAGCTGCCACAAGTTGATCTTGCTATTATTGCGGTAGCGGCAAAGCTTTGTCCGGATATTACACGTTTACTGGCAAACGAAAAAGGAACGAGGGCATTCATCATACTTTCGGCAGGATTTGGTGAGGAGAGCGAGGATGGGGCACGCCTTGAAAATGAAATTCTGGATATTGTCAACAGCGTCAACGGTACTTTGATCGGACCGAATTGTATAGGAGTCCTCAATCAAAATTATAATGGGGTTTTTACCACACCAATACCGAAACTGGAGCCTAAGGGCGTAGATTTCATATCAGGTTCGGGGGCTACAGCGGTTTTTATCATGGAATCAGCCATTCCCAAGGGCCTTAAATTCTCCAATGTATATTCAGTGGGTAATAGTGCTCAAATAGGTGTAGAAGACATATTGAAATACATGGATGAAAACTTTGATCCTGAAAATAGCGCAACAATAAAACTCCTTTATATTGAGAGCATTCAAAACCCTCAAATGCTGCTCAAACATGCTGCTTCCCTTATCAACAAAGGCTGTAAGATAGCAGCCATTAAGGCAGGTGCTTCGGAAGCCGGAAGCAGAGCTGCATCGTCACATACCGGTGCGTTATCCAGCCCGGATGCCGCTGTTGAAACGCTCTTTAGAAAAGCAGGGGTGGTCCGCTGTCACGGACGTGAAGAACTCGCCACAGTAGCTGCAATTTTCATGCATCCGCCACTGAAAGGTAATAATCTGGCCATCATAACTCATGCAGGTGGGCCTGCGGTGATGCTCACCGATGTATTGGCGGATAACGGAATGGAAGTGCCCCCAATCAAAGGGCCTGAAAGCCAAGAACTACTCAAGGAACTGCATCCTGGCTCTTCTGTAGCCAATCCGATTGATTTTCTGGCGACCGGCACAGGAGAACAACTGGGAAAAATCATAGATTACTGCTATGAAAAATTCAGTCACATAGACGGGATGGCTGTTATTTTCGGTAGTCCCGGACTGCTCCCTGTTCATGGTGTTTATGATATACTCCACCAAAAGATGGAGGAATGCGAAAAGCCCATATATCCCATCTTACCATCTGTAATCAATGCAAAAGATGAAATTGAACATTTTATAAGCCATGGCAGGATCAATTTTCCCGAGGAGGTAATATTCGGGCAGGCTCTTGGAAAAATCTTCAACACCCCTGCTCCTGCGTCGGGGCAAAGGCAGCTATCCGGAATAAACACCGAACTCATACGCTCCATTGTTGATGATACAAACAACGGATACCTCCACCCCGATCAGGTCCGTGCATTACTGGATGCAGCAGGAATAAAAAGGGCAGGCGAAGCCACAGTCAGCAGCCGTAAAGAAGCAATTGATGAGGCAGAACGCCTGGGTTTTCCAGTGGTCATGAAGGTGATAGGCCCGGTCCATAAGTCCGATGTGAACGGAATTGCTCTGAATATTACCGACAAAAAGACAGCAGCAAAGGAGTATGACCGGATGATCTCCATCAGAGATGCTACCGGTATTTTAATACAACCCATGTTAAAAGGCACCGAAATTTTTATCGGAGCCAAAAAGGAAAACAAATTCGGACATATCGTACTATGTGGAATCGGAGGCATTTTTATTGAAGTATTAAAGGATATAAGCCGGGGACTGGCTCCTATTGATCCGGAGGAAGCCAAACAGATGATCCATAATCTTGAGGGTTACGGGATGATCCAGGGAACCCGCGGGCAGGAAGGCGTTAGTGAAGAAGCATTTGCTGAGGCAATAATGCGTATATCAGCCCTTGTAGAAAACGCACCCGAAATTGCCGAAATGGACATCAACCCCCTTTTAGGCAGTAAAAAAGATGTAACGGCTGTGGATGCCAGGATACGAATAGAAAAACAGTAA
- a CDS encoding flavodoxin, translating to MKTIGIFYGPAEGSSTEKVAYQVAEQIGENKVDLIPVKNATFRDLNKYSNLIFGISTVGKETWDGEAPPGDWDQFRIELDKTDFQNKVVAMFSLGDHITYPRHFADALGTLAEKLLPRKAKIVGYVNTEEYDFEESQGIYEGKFIGLPIDEDFEAHLTDERIRKWLDKILPQFV from the coding sequence ATGAAAACAATAGGTATATTTTACGGGCCAGCGGAGGGTTCTTCAACGGAAAAAGTAGCCTATCAGGTGGCTGAACAAATCGGAGAGAATAAAGTAGATTTGATTCCCGTGAAAAATGCTACTTTTAGAGATCTGAACAAATATTCAAATCTTATATTTGGAATTTCTACCGTTGGAAAAGAAACCTGGGACGGAGAAGCTCCTCCGGGTGACTGGGACCAGTTCAGGATAGAGCTTGACAAAACGGATTTTCAGAATAAGGTAGTGGCCATGTTCAGTTTGGGAGACCACATCACCTATCCCAGGCATTTTGCGGATGCATTGGGTACGCTGGCAGAAAAGCTTTTACCCCGTAAGGCAAAAATTGTGGGATATGTAAATACAGAGGAATATGATTTTGAGGAATCTCAGGGAATATATGAGGGAAAATTTATTGGTTTGCCGATTGATGAGGATTTTGAGGCCCATCTAACCGATGAAAGAATCCGTAAATGGCTGGATAAAATTTTACCTCAGTTTGTTTAA
- a CDS encoding pyridoxal phosphate-dependent aminotransferase — MNPTKQTPIDSQTVNRMIRRSGIESVGKASIREIVKLVNEIEKETGEHFTRMEMGVPGLEPPKIAIDGEISALRNGVASQYPMIDGIEPLKYEISRFIKNFLNLSVQPEGCLPTVGAMQASFAAFMVSSRRDPDKDTTLFIDPGFPVQKDQHKVLGLKYENFDVYNYRGDKLRDKLESYLKKGNISTILYSNPNNPSWICLNEKELKTIGELATKYNAIVLEDLAYFGMDFRHDISTPGEPPYQPTVANYTDNYVLIISSSKSFSLAGERIGMMVISDYLFNKDFPGLKHYFPNESFGYSMIYGALYSLSAGANHSAQYGLLETLKAVNEGRYNFVEGVREYAERAKAMKRLFRKHGFELVYAKDEDQPVSDGFYFTFSFPGMEGSELLGELIYYGISAITLDITGSERTEGLRACVSQVSLDQMDDLEYRLKRFQEDHLKSV, encoded by the coding sequence ATGAACCCAACCAAACAAACACCTATCGACTCCCAAACCGTCAACAGGATGATCCGGAGAAGCGGGATTGAATCCGTAGGAAAAGCGTCCATAAGGGAAATCGTGAAACTGGTGAATGAAATCGAAAAGGAAACCGGCGAGCACTTCACTCGCATGGAGATGGGAGTACCCGGACTGGAGCCACCTAAAATAGCCATAGATGGTGAAATTTCAGCACTCAGAAATGGGGTGGCATCCCAATATCCCATGATTGACGGAATAGAACCCCTCAAATACGAAATATCCCGGTTTATTAAGAACTTCCTCAACCTGTCGGTTCAACCTGAAGGTTGTTTACCTACAGTAGGAGCCATGCAGGCATCCTTTGCCGCGTTTATGGTGTCGTCACGCAGGGACCCCGATAAGGACACCACACTGTTTATTGATCCCGGATTCCCGGTACAAAAAGATCAGCATAAAGTACTCGGATTGAAATATGAAAACTTTGACGTTTACAATTATCGGGGAGACAAACTCCGGGATAAACTGGAATCCTATCTTAAAAAGGGGAATATATCAACCATTCTGTATTCGAATCCCAACAATCCTTCGTGGATTTGCCTCAACGAGAAGGAATTGAAAACAATCGGGGAACTGGCCACAAAGTATAATGCAATAGTTCTGGAAGATCTGGCCTACTTTGGAATGGATTTTCGCCATGACATCTCTACACCGGGCGAACCACCCTATCAGCCAACTGTGGCCAACTATACCGATAATTATGTGCTGATCATTTCTTCCTCGAAATCTTTTAGTCTGGCAGGAGAACGTATTGGAATGATGGTCATATCGGACTACCTGTTTAACAAGGATTTTCCCGGATTAAAACATTATTTTCCCAATGAAAGTTTTGGCTATTCTATGATATATGGAGCACTTTACAGCCTTTCGGCAGGCGCGAATCATTCTGCCCAGTATGGTTTGCTGGAAACACTTAAAGCAGTTAACGAGGGACGCTATAACTTTGTCGAAGGGGTGCGGGAGTATGCTGAAAGAGCAAAAGCCATGAAACGACTTTTCAGAAAACACGGATTTGAATTGGTGTATGCCAAAGATGAGGATCAGCCGGTCAGTGACGGTTTCTATTTCACATTTTCCTTCCCGGGAATGGAGGGAAGTGAATTGCTTGGCGAATTGATATATTATGGAATCAGCGCCATAACCCTGGATATAACAGGCAGTGAGCGCACTGAAGGCCTGAGGGCATGCGTATCGCAGGTAAGCCTTGATCAGATGGATGATCTGGAATACCGATTAAAAAGATTTCAGGAAGATCATTTAAAGTCAGTTTAA